In Phycisphaerae bacterium, the DNA window GTCATGCCGGCGGACTGCGGCGAAGCAGATAGGTAGGGACGCCGGCATCAAGGCAGCTTGACCGGCTCGGACCGCCGCTTCGCCTGGAACTCCTCCACAAGTTGGTTCTGACGAAGCATCTGCTGCTGGAAATCACTTTCCGCCATCCATACCGCCGAGATTTGTCCCTTGTGATGGCAGATGACGCACCGGCCATCTCTATGAAGAAGCAGACGGATGAGCGACGTGTAGGCCATGATGCACGGCTCGCCCGAGTCGATGGCAAATTGACGCTCGTCGGCACTGAATGTGTAGGCAAAGCTGAATCTCGCCTGGCCGATGGGTGCCGGATCAGGTACGTGTGCGGGTAAAACGCCGAGAGCATCCGTCCTGTCCTGAAGTTCCTTCACCACGGGATCGAGGGACGCAAGCAAGCGACGAGCAAGGTTACGGTCACGATTCCAGATGACCAGAAGGCACAGGGCGGCGGCCATAAATATGAGCGCCGTCGAGGAACGAATCGCCCACCACCGTCGGGCTCGGGTCTTGCTCTGAGGCAGATCCGTTCTCGCGGGCAATCTGCGCCCCCGAGCCCGGACAACATGCCGGTCTGATGATTCCATGCCAGGCATGGGCGTTTTGCTCCGTGATCGGCTGCCGCCGGTCGGAGATCAACTCACGGATGCGCCGCACCGGCCGTCAACACTGCCCGATCCCACAAAGAAAAGCCGCGATCGACAGGCAATCCTGGGTATGAGCATACGAGATTCGCTCATCAGTGGAAAGCCCTGTCGCCTATACGATGTCGAACACAGCCGGACCTGCCCGATTCGCGGCATCTCGGAGGCGCAAGTAAGCATCGCAGATACAAGTTCTTGCGTGAAGCTCAGGCAGCGTAAGGGACCAATAGCCTCGACGATACAAGCGTAGAACCTGGTTCTCGTCGATTCGCGTCGCTTGGGCCGCATGACCTGACACCCGCCGAGCTTGCACGCGGTCTCATCAGCATGCAGCGTTGACTTGCCACAAGACCTTTGATAGTGTGAATTCTGGCGACCGGATAAGGTTGTCATCGCGGTCAGAAAGCCGCGAACAATCGCGGGGAACTCGCACGACATTGATGCCCCGTATCGTCGACATCGTGTCGCGGCGCGTGGAGTCACGCGATGGATGCCTTTGAGACAGTCTCGCTTACCGACCTCCTGGCCGGCTCTAGCAAGAAATACTTTTCACTGCGAGAGGCCAACCGATCCATCATCCTCGTTCGACGGATTGTAGCCGACATCGTTCGTGATTATCAGGAACTCTGCGAACTACACGCGGCCTGCAAGGCTTATGACGCCGCCGGCGATATTCACCGCGCAGAACAAGGCCGTGAGAGATATGCTCGCATAACCGACCACATTTCCGAATTGCAGGAAGAGCTGGAGAAGATCGGTTGCGAGATCAAGGATTATCGGCTTGGGCTGGTCGATTTTCCGGCCCTTTTGGATGGGCGTCAGGTGTACCTTTGCTGGCAAATCGGTGAGGATCGGGTGTCGCATTGGCACGAGGCAACCACCGACGACACTCAGCGCCGACCAATCTCGCGAGAATTCGTCTGATAAGATCCTGAGAACAAGGATATGCGGCTGGGGGATGGAATATGCCAAGCGTCGGCGCGCAGGAGCGCGTGTTCCTCAGCACGCCGGTCAACCGGTCCGCAGCTTTCGTGCAATCGTTAGAAACCTTACAGCTTGCCTTGTTTTACAGGGACCCCATGCAAGAATGGCGAACAGCCAATGAATACCGGACCACGCCTTTGATCGCAACGCGGGAACGCCCTTTGCGGGGGGCCATAGCGAGGAGGTGGGACGGCATTCTGAGCAGAAAAGGGACCAGGGTGTTGTCTCTCTGCGGTGCTCGGCGTATGCGGCCGACGATCGAGGTTCCGTCTGACCTCTTGTCCGCGAGGGTGGGAGAAATGAAAAAGACGGTCGTTGTCACCCTGGGACTGGCTATCTGTCTGGGCAGTGGTTGTGCTTGCCGGGAAACCGCAAGAGTCGCTCCTGTTTGTCAACCCGCTGTTCGCCCGGCACCGTCCCGGACGGAACTCGCGGCGGGACTGCTGTTCGACCGCCGGCCCGGTCTCTACGATGCTTCCGAATTCACCATCCGCGGTGACTGGCCCTCGACGGTATCGTTCTGGTCGCCGGGACAGGTGATCTACGCCAGAGAACATCTCATCGACGTCCAGGGCCCGCGCTGGGGAGGTCACTCATACCAGAGGTTCCACACGGAGCGGGTCATGGTCGGACACCGCTAACCGACTCATAAGATCAGGCAGTTTCGAGATGGGGCACACCTGCCGAGCAGGACCAGAGACGCGTCATGGGGTATTCGTGCAGCCGCTGCCGACCGAATCCTGACCTTGTCGCCTGCCTCGAAACCCGCTCCGACTTTCTCCCTTGCCATCGCCCGAAAAGCGGGAGTTCGGATGCAATCCTGATGACGCAAACATCCCTGTCCCTTGCAGGCGTTATCTGCCGATATTTCACTTTGACTTGCGTGAGTCCGGGGTAATTGGCTTGTCAATTCGACGGATTCTCGTTATAGTGGCCGCGTTAAACCGTGAATAATGCCCGAGACAGCAGTGAACGGCTTCCGGTGGCCCCGTTCGACTGCTTAATGGCCGCAGGATTTCCGGCGGGTCCTTGAGTGGCAGCGGTATCGTTCTTGAAGTACATGAACAGGGTTAGGGAATCGCGAACAGGCCGACCCATCAGTGCGGGGTTCATAGGATAGAGAGGGGTCCGTTGAGTCGCTTCGAACGGCAATTCTCAGAGGTGTAGAACAATGCAACTGGTAACCAAGGTAGCCATTGGTGTTGGAGTCGTTGTGATCGGTCTGGGAACCTACTACGCGGCCACTCGGATGGGTACAGGCAAGTCGCAAGAACCGGAAATGGCTCGTGCTCTACAGGACGATGATCCGTTGGCTGTCGGCCCGTCCACTTCCCGCAGGGCGGCTGACACGCCCCCCCGGCAGGGGCAGCGGACGCCCCAAACCGGTGTCCCATCCGGCGTCAGTGGAAGGAAGCCCCGGATCTCAGAGGCGGACACCCCGCCGCGAGGCTCTGCAACCCGCCCCGAACAGGCACGTCCGCTTGTCGGTGATGCCCGGCCAACAACAGGTTCGACCACCCGCCCCGGGGGGATACTGCAGCCGCCGACGACCGGTCCGGCCATCGCCGATCGCCCGCCTGACACAGCACCCTCGATCGTGACGGGGCCGCTGACTCCACCAATCGAGTCGTCGATGGTAGCTTCGCCCATCGCGCCGAGTCCGCCCGCACCCAAACCCACGCCGACCGTGGAAAGCGACCTTGCCAAGACAAAAAGGGAACACGTGATCCAGCCAGGCGATACATTCAGCGGGCTGGCGGTCAAGTACTTTGGTCACGCAAAGCACGCAGACCTGATCCAGAATGCCAACCCGGACAGGGATCCGCGCAAACTTCGCCCAGGCATGAAGATCGTGATCCCGCCTAACCCAGACGCGGTCTCGGGTAGCGCCGTCGCACCGTCACCGGCACCCTCGGCCGTTCCCTCGCCGACGCCCTCCCCACTCCGTACCGGAGCCGAACCGGCGAAGACACCCGATCTGAGCCTGATGCTTTCCGCCAGACGCCTTCCATCACCCGAGCCTGCGGCGGCAGAACGAGCCTACACAGTCAAGGCAGGTGACAGTTGGGAGTCCCTTGCAAAGCGGTTCATGGGCACGACCAATTGGACTGAGCTTTTCGAGCACAACAAGGAACGTCTCAGAGGTGATCGACGCAACCTGCGACCCGGGCTGGTGATCGAGCTGCCAGAGGGCGCTAACCTGTCGGCGCTCAATACGACCGCAACTAGACCAGCCTCACGGTGACGCGACCCGTACCGCGCCATGCATTCTTGTTCAGTTCAAGCAGGCAAGGACATGGGGCAGAACCGCATGCAGGGATAGGCGCGCTTGGCAGGGCCTTTCACCCAGGCAGACCGTTTGTTCGGCCAACGCCCCAGAGCCGCCCTGCAAGGTGTTGAACCGGGTATCGTCAAACTCGACAGTCTCCCTTCCTGCCAATTCGGCGATAAGCATCGTTCCTCGACATAAGTCATTCCAAAATAGTAGCTTACAACGAGAGGGGGAGCTGTCAAAGCTCTGAGAGACGGGGCTCCCCTTGAATCGCCTCGGCGGTACCTCGTGGCCGAGCTGCCGCTCGCTCCGAGGCACAATACGCATCCTCTGCCAGACGGTTACGCATCTGCGGTAAAGCCCCCGACCGTTACAAAGAGTCATGAGATGCCGCTACAATACCGCCCTGAAGACCGCCAGCAGGAAGTCTGATTTGTCGTTTTTTCCATACGGGAGGTTTGCCAGCATCATGCGACCGAACCGCACCTTTCTTCTTGCGTTGCCACTTGGAGCCGCTTTCTACGGGACTGCCATCGCCGGAGCCGCTGACTTGCCCCGAACCAGGATCAAATGGGAGAAGGTCAGCCTCGTCGACAATCTCAACGAAGGGATCGACGTCGTTGACGTCAACCGCGACGGGAAGCTGGATATCATTTCCGGGCCGCTGTGGTTTGAGGCCCCGAACTGGACGCCGCACCCGGTCCGCGACGTCGGCATCAACAACAAGGAGTTCTTCGAGAACAACGGCGACCACGCCATCGATCTGAACGGCGACGGCTACCCGGACGTCATCTCCGCCTCATGGTTTTCGGACAAGGTTTACTGGTATGAGAACCCTGGCAAGGAAGGATTGGCTGAGGGCCGAGCGTGGAAACAGCACTTCATCGTTGACGGACAAAACACTTGTGAGGGCACGCTCCTTCAGGATATTGACGGCGACAAGGTCCCCGAACTGATTCTCAACCATTGGACCGCCGAGAAGCCCATGACTATCATCCGCGTGAAGCTGGGCAGGAACGGTGCTGCGCCGCAATTCGAGAAGGTGGAGATCGGTAAGCCGCAAACCGGTCACGGCATTGGCGTCGGGGACATCAACGGTGATAAGCGATCCGACATCGTCCTGCCCGGCGGCTGGTTCGAGCAGCCGTCAAGCGACTGGGCCGAGAAGCCATGGCCGTTCCACAAACACAACGGATTCAAAATGGATCATAGCAGCGTGCCTTGCCTGGTCGTGGATGTCAACGGCGACGGCAGGAACGACATCATTTACGGCAAAGCCCACGACTACGGCTTGTTCTGGATGGAGCAGGGGCCGGCGAAGGACGGAGAGCCCACTTGGGCGCAGCACGAGATCGACAAGAGCTTCTCGCAGGTTCATTGCCTGGTCTGGACCGATCTCGACGACGATGGCCGCAAGGAGATCATCACCGGAAAGAGGTATCGGGCTCACGGCGACGGCGACCCCGGCGCGGCCGATCCGCAGTGCCTGATGCGCTTCATCTGGAACGACAAAACCAAGTCCTTCGATAAAGACGTCATCAGCTACGGTGAGAAGATCGGTTCGGGCATGCAGATCCGGGTCGCGGACCTCGATGGGGACAAGAAGCTGGATCTGGCCGTGGCTGGCAAGAGCGGAACGTACATACTCTTCAATCGCGGGCCGAACAAGTAACCCTTGTCAACTTGCCTCGAAGCCGGGATGATGTTGTCGTCCCTTTCAGAGGAGCAAGTCATGGCAAACGACAAGAAGGTCCGGGTTGCGATCATTGGGCTGGGGTTTGGGGCGGAGTTCATCCCGATCTACCAGAAGCATCCGCACGCGGAGATGTACGCCATCTGCCAGCGGAACCGGGAGAAGCTCGATCAGATCGGTGACGCCTTCGGCGTTGCCAAGCGCTATACCAGCTACGAGGACGTGCTGAACGACCCCGACGTCGACGCCGTACATATCAACACGCCGATTCCCGACCACGCTCCGATGAGCATCGCCGGCCTCAAGGCGAAAAAGCACGTGGCGTGCACCGTTCCGGCCGCGACCTCGGTGTCGGACTGTCGCAAGCTGGTCGAGGCCCAGAAAAAAGCCCGCCGCAACTACATGATGATGGAGACCGTGGTCTACAGTCGCGAGTTTCTCTTCGTCAAGGAGCTTTACGAGACTGGTGTCCTTGGGCGTATCCAGTTCCTTCGCGGTTCGCATCAGCAGGAAATGGCCGGCTGGCCCGGCTATTGGGAAGGCCTGCCGCCGATGCACTACGCCACACACTGTGTGAGCCCGTGCCTGTGCCTGGCGGGCAAGCTGGCCGAGTCGGTGGTCTGCCACGGCTCGGGGCGGATCAGCCCGAAGCTCACGCGAAAGTACGGATCGCCCTTCGCCGTCGAGACCGCCACCATTAAGCTCAAGAACTCGAACCTGGTGTGCGAGGTAACCCGTAGCCTCTTTGAGACAGCCCGGCAGTACCGCGAGAGCTTCGACGTGTACTGCGACAAGGTATCGTTCGAATCACCCCAGATCGAGCACGAGCCGGCCATCCTGCACCGCGGCGAACAGCCTGAGCGGGTGACGATCCCGGACTACGCCCATCTGCTGCCCGAGTCGATCCGGCCGTTTACCACCAAGGGCGTCTACGACTTGGAGCAAAACGTGCACCTGTCTTTCAAGCAGGGCAGCGGCCACGGCGGCTCCCACCCGCATCTGGCCCACGAGTTCATCACGTCGATCATTGAGAGACGCCCGCCCATGCCCGACGTCAAGACCAGCGTCAACTGGACCATGGCCGGTATCTGCGCCCACGAATCGGCGATGAAGGGTGGCGCGCGGGTGAAGATCCCGCAGTTCTGAGTCCAACCTTGACGAGCCACGGGGTTTATCCCCGTGGTCTGGTGCGATAGAGCCGACCGCTGTGGGAGCGATCTCCGGCCGCGATCCGCTGATCCCGGATTCGGATCCTCATTGTCGTCACATGCACAAGGGGCTTCATCACCAGAGTCACCCTTCTCCGATGTACTCGCTGATCCTCCGAATTGACCAGCCCGCCCAAGGCCGGTAGCATCCGATCGGTTCACGCGTGTCATGGAACAGGGGGTTTTCCGATGCAGAGCGGCCCGGCAATACCCGAACTGATCCTGCTGCTTCTGATCGGCAGCGCCCTGATCGTCGGGGTCATCTTCATCTTCCGCGGCATACGCGGTGTTCCCGTATTGAGCGATCCGAGGTGTACGCGGTGCGGGTACGACCTCCGATGGATCAAGCCGGACGTGAACGTCGTCTGTCCGGAATGCGGGTCGGACCTCACCGTCAGGCGGGCCATCCGATTTGCCGAGTACCAGCGCCGGCCGCGATCGATCCTGGTCGGGCTGGGGCTGATTGTCGCTGTCTTCGTCGTCCCTGTCGGCTTGCGACTTGTGCTGATGCGTTCACGTGTTGGCCCCATGACACCGGCCTCGCGTGCCTCTCTCCCGAGCAGCACGCTCATTGCCAACCTGGCAACCACCGCCAGCCAGCCGTGGGACTGGCAGGAACTCGAGCGGCGGTTGAACGCGGGCCAACTGTCGAAACGGGATACCGCGGTCGCCATCGACCAGTTGATCAAGCACATGCAGACGAAACCCAGCGGCTGGCGTGAGCCCTTGCACTGGTGTGACAGATTCGTCGCTGCCGCGGACAAAGCCGGCTTCATCTCAGATGAACAACTTGTGCGTCTGGGCCAAGCATTTTATGGGGCACAGCCGGATGTGAAAGCCCGCAGTCGCCTGCGGCAGGGGCAGCCATTCACGTTCGAGCTTAGCTACGGCACCGGCTGGAGTCTGCCTGGACTGAAGTTGGTCATGGCTTTGTCACGAACTCGACTTGAGGGAGCCGGAGAACTGGGGGTGTCTGACCCCTTTCGGGACGATCGCAAGCCGGCCGACCCCGACGATCTCAGCGGGGGCGGTCCCTGGTCCATGATTCGTGGCAAAGTCGTCAGTGATATCTCGGCGGGAAAGCACAATCTCGTCTTTGAAGTCGACACGGGGCTGATCGACGAGTTCAGGCCTTTCAAGACGGACAATAGCATGAAGCCCGGCCAGGCCGAACGATGGCCCAAGACCCGTTGCAGGTGGAACACAACGGTGACCGTTCCGGTCGAAATCGTTGCACCCGACCGCCCGGCCGTCGATCTGGTGATCGATGAGAAGCTGAATCCGATGGCGCTTGGCCAACTCTCGGCTACCGCCAGACTGTTCGCACGATCGGAAACGAAATCCACGCTGGAGCTGACAATCCATGGGCAGGGGCTCCCGATCTCAATCGCGTCGGTCGTCGTCGTAAAACTCGCCGGCCAGGAGGTCTGGCGAGGTAGCTTCTGCGTTGGCCCGACGGGCCGGTTTGACTATGGCGGTTTGGGAGGCGAGATAGCCCGGCCCGCGCCGCACGTCACAACACTCGACGTGATCCTGACTCCATCTGTTGAGCTGGCAGAGAAGGCGACACTCTATGACCGGATCTGGGGGCAAGAGATCCTTCTCGAGAACGTGCCGCTGCAACGCGAGGATCTGGAGGAGGGTGAGAGCGCCCTGACCTCTTAAGAGACGAGTCATTCCGTCTCCTCACAGCCACGGTGATCAACCGCAGTCACGACAGGTCTTCAAGACGACAGGACCGTTCGGCCCAAGAGACGAGCCCTTTCACCGTCCGACCGCCGCTCGCGGCGCGCTCTGCCGAAAGTAGTCCCGCCTGACGTAGATGTACAATGCGAAACCCCACCAGCAGCCCAGGCTGATCAGGCAGCCCATGATGATCGCTTGGCTCCACACTGCCTGAAGATCAGCCTCCTGCAGGCCGATGAAAGCAGCTAGCGATTGCACGCTGCTCTCTGCGGCGAAGTAGGCCTCCTGCGCCGGCTTGTCCAACATGAGGAGAATCTTGTCGACGCTGTACAGGGCGGTGCCGCTCAGTATCAGGCCGTAACCCCAAGGCTTGCCGATGACCAATCCGATGCCGATACCCAGGAACAGAGCTGCAAAGCCCAGGTTGTAGGCCAGCGCGACCAGGCCCCCTCGCATAGCGCCGAACAGGGGCACTTCAGAGGTCGCGGTAATCAGCGTATATGCCCCAGAAATGATGAACAGCACCCCGGCCGATTTGATTGTGAAGGACCCCTTGCGTCGGGGGGCCTCCACCGTGGGCCGAGCGGGCGGATACCACTGCCCGTCTTGCTTGACCGCTCCACAAAACCGACACAGTATGGCGGCATCCTGGATCTCTTCGGCACAGAACGGGCACTTCACGGCGGCCTCCATGGAATTGATCGCAACGTGCTCGCGACCGAGATGTTGCACGGGCATGGTATCGGCCTGAGACACTACGTTCAATCGTGACCTCTTTGCAGGCAGTGTGGCAGTGTGAGCGAGGCATCGCCCCCGCAGGCAAGGCTTATGGATGTGTCCCGCCAGAGTCGTCTGATGACCCAGGCTTATCCTCGCGGTGTTCAATACAGAAGACTGAACAACGCGTCGCTGGGCGACTCGATCAGTCAGGCTTGGCTCAGGTAGTCCGAAGAGGCACCCATCAGTTCGCGGAGTTGTTTCAAGGCGCGGTGGAAGAGCATGTGAACGGCCGCCTCGCTGCGGCCAAGACGACCAGCCACCTCCGCCACGGGTAGGCCTTCGATCAGCCGCCAATGAATGACCTGACGATAGTCCTCAGGCAGTTGTTGGAGCCGAACCATCAAAACGGCTAGTGCCTCGTTGCGGGCCGCCCCGCGGCTGGGGGTCGCCATGGGCGAGGTCACCTGATCCAACAGGTCGACGTACGACCCGCTCTTGACGCCCCATGCGGCCCCCTGCCGTCGCACGTCACGTTTGTCCGCGACGATTGCCCGGTGCATGTCGATCAGCTTGTTTTCCGCGATTTGACGCAGCCAGCCGAGAAACGCCTCGAAGCTCTCGAACTGACTCTTAGGCAGGCTGGCCCAGGCGGCCGCATAGGTCTCCTGGATGACATCCTCGGGCTCGAGCTGGGCTTTCCTCAACACATCGCTCATTTGTTGGGCAATAGCTGCCCGAAGTGGATCGTAACTGGCCAGC includes these proteins:
- a CDS encoding DUF2203 domain-containing protein gives rise to the protein MDAFETVSLTDLLAGSSKKYFSLREANRSIILVRRIVADIVRDYQELCELHAACKAYDAAGDIHRAEQGRERYARITDHISELQEELEKIGCEIKDYRLGLVDFPALLDGRQVYLCWQIGEDRVSHWHEATTDDTQRRPISREFV
- a CDS encoding LysM peptidoglycan-binding domain-containing protein; this translates as MQLVTKVAIGVGVVVIGLGTYYAATRMGTGKSQEPEMARALQDDDPLAVGPSTSRRAADTPPRQGQRTPQTGVPSGVSGRKPRISEADTPPRGSATRPEQARPLVGDARPTTGSTTRPGGILQPPTTGPAIADRPPDTAPSIVTGPLTPPIESSMVASPIAPSPPAPKPTPTVESDLAKTKREHVIQPGDTFSGLAVKYFGHAKHADLIQNANPDRDPRKLRPGMKIVIPPNPDAVSGSAVAPSPAPSAVPSPTPSPLRTGAEPAKTPDLSLMLSARRLPSPEPAAAERAYTVKAGDSWESLAKRFMGTTNWTELFEHNKERLRGDRRNLRPGLVIELPEGANLSALNTTATRPASR
- a CDS encoding VCBS repeat-containing protein, which translates into the protein MRPNRTFLLALPLGAAFYGTAIAGAADLPRTRIKWEKVSLVDNLNEGIDVVDVNRDGKLDIISGPLWFEAPNWTPHPVRDVGINNKEFFENNGDHAIDLNGDGYPDVISASWFSDKVYWYENPGKEGLAEGRAWKQHFIVDGQNTCEGTLLQDIDGDKVPELILNHWTAEKPMTIIRVKLGRNGAAPQFEKVEIGKPQTGHGIGVGDINGDKRSDIVLPGGWFEQPSSDWAEKPWPFHKHNGFKMDHSSVPCLVVDVNGDGRNDIIYGKAHDYGLFWMEQGPAKDGEPTWAQHEIDKSFSQVHCLVWTDLDDDGRKEIITGKRYRAHGDGDPGAADPQCLMRFIWNDKTKSFDKDVISYGEKIGSGMQIRVADLDGDKKLDLAVAGKSGTYILFNRGPNK
- a CDS encoding Gfo/Idh/MocA family oxidoreductase, which gives rise to MANDKKVRVAIIGLGFGAEFIPIYQKHPHAEMYAICQRNREKLDQIGDAFGVAKRYTSYEDVLNDPDVDAVHINTPIPDHAPMSIAGLKAKKHVACTVPAATSVSDCRKLVEAQKKARRNYMMMETVVYSREFLFVKELYETGVLGRIQFLRGSHQQEMAGWPGYWEGLPPMHYATHCVSPCLCLAGKLAESVVCHGSGRISPKLTRKYGSPFAVETATIKLKNSNLVCEVTRSLFETARQYRESFDVYCDKVSFESPQIEHEPAILHRGEQPERVTIPDYAHLLPESIRPFTTKGVYDLEQNVHLSFKQGSGHGGSHPHLAHEFITSIIERRPPMPDVKTSVNWTMAGICAHESAMKGGARVKIPQF
- a CDS encoding zinc ribbon domain-containing protein — encoded protein: MQSGPAIPELILLLLIGSALIVGVIFIFRGIRGVPVLSDPRCTRCGYDLRWIKPDVNVVCPECGSDLTVRRAIRFAEYQRRPRSILVGLGLIVAVFVVPVGLRLVLMRSRVGPMTPASRASLPSSTLIANLATTASQPWDWQELERRLNAGQLSKRDTAVAIDQLIKHMQTKPSGWREPLHWCDRFVAAADKAGFISDEQLVRLGQAFYGAQPDVKARSRLRQGQPFTFELSYGTGWSLPGLKLVMALSRTRLEGAGELGVSDPFRDDRKPADPDDLSGGGPWSMIRGKVVSDISAGKHNLVFEVDTGLIDEFRPFKTDNSMKPGQAERWPKTRCRWNTTVTVPVEIVAPDRPAVDLVIDEKLNPMALGQLSATARLFARSETKSTLELTIHGQGLPISIASVVVVKLAGQEVWRGSFCVGPTGRFDYGGLGGEIARPAPHVTTLDVILTPSVELAEKATLYDRIWGQEILLENVPLQREDLEEGESALTS
- a CDS encoding sigma-70 family RNA polymerase sigma factor is translated as MEEAKFRKTMAEVQAGKVAAMDSLLLASYDPLRAAIAQQMSDVLRKAQLEPEDVIQETYAAAWASLPKSQFESFEAFLGWLRQIAENKLIDMHRAIVADKRDVRRQGAAWGVKSGSYVDLLDQVTSPMATPSRGAARNEALAVLMVRLQQLPEDYRQVIHWRLIEGLPVAEVAGRLGRSEAAVHMLFHRALKQLRELMGASSDYLSQA